The following are from one region of the Nicotiana tabacum cultivar K326 chromosome 3, ASM71507v2, whole genome shotgun sequence genome:
- the LOC142176997 gene encoding uncharacterized protein LOC142176997, whose protein sequence is MRIVLLGKRKLGFVTGTCKKESYKTTDLQEQWETCNAIILSWIMNNMCEELLGGIVYASYAHLVWEDLLERFDKVNRARRQILMKTTAPTLNQAYAMIVWDESQQNLGANVVTDRGDPTLAMQATSRG, encoded by the exons ATGAGGATTGTACTTTTAGGGAAGAGAAAGCTAGGGTTTGTGACTGGCACATGCAAAAAGGAATCCTACAAGACAACTGATTTACAAGAGCAATGGGAGACCTGCAATGCTATTATTTTGTCATGGATCATGAACAATATGTGTGAGGAGCTCCTTGGTGGCATTGTGTATGCATCATATGCTCATCTTGTTTGGGAGGATCTATTGGAGAGATTCGATAAAGTGAATCGA GCTAGAAGGCAAATTCTCATGAAGACAACTGCACCTACGCTAAATCAGGCCTATGCAATGATTGTATGGGATGAAAGTCAGCAGAATTTGGGTGCTAATGTTGTGACTGATAGAGGTGATCCTACTTTGGCTATGCAAGCAACAAGCAGAGGATAA